A portion of the Sus scrofa isolate TJ Tabasco breed Duroc chromosome 5, Sscrofa11.1, whole genome shotgun sequence genome contains these proteins:
- the SP7 gene encoding transcription factor Sp7, whose protein sequence is MASSLLEEEAHYGSSPLAMLTAACSKFGGSSPLRDSTTLGKAGTKKPYSVGSDLSAPKTMGDAYPAPFSSTNGLLSPAGSPPAPTSGYANDYPPFSHSFPGPTGSQDPGLLVPKGHSSSDCLPSVYTSLDMAHPYGSWYKAGIHAGISPGPGNAPTPWWDMHPGGNWLGGGQGQGDGLQGTLPTGPAQPPLNPQLPTYPSDFAPLNPAPYPAPHLLQPGPQHVLPQDVYKPKAVGNSGQLEGSGGAKPPRGAGTGGSAGYGGSGAGRSSCDCPNCQELERLGAAAAGLRKKPIHSCHIPGCGKVYGKASHLKAHLRWHTGERPFVCNWLFCGKRFTRSDELERHVRTHTREKKFTCLLCSKRFTRSDHLSKHQRTHGEPGPGPPPSGPKELGEGRSAAGEEEASQTPRPAASPAPPEKAPEGSPDQSNLLEI, encoded by the exons ATGGCGTCCTCCCTGCTTGAG GAGGAAGCTCACTATGGCTCCAGTCCCCTGGCCATGCTGACGGCGGCGTGCAGCAAATTTGGTGGCTCCAGCCCTCTGCGGGACTCAACGACTCTGGGCAAAGCAGGCACAAAGAAGCCATACTCTGTGGGCAGTGACCTTTCGGCCCCCAAAACCATGGGGGATGCCTACCCAGCCCCCTTTTCAAGCACCAATGGGCTCCTGTCACCTGCAGGCAGTCCTCCAGCACCCACCTCGGGCTATGCCAATGACTACCCTCCCTTTTCCCACTCATTCCCTGGGCCCACGGGCAGCCAGGACCCTGGGCTACTAGTGCCCAAGGGGCACAGCTCTTCTGACTGCCTGCCCAGTGTCTACACCTCCCTGGACATGGCACACCCCTATGGCTCCTGGTACAAGGCAGGCATCCACGCAGGCATCTCACCAGGCCCAGGCAATGCACCCACGCCTTGGTGGGACATGCACCCTGGGGGCAACTGGCTAGGTGGAGGGCAAGGCCAGGGTGATGGGCTTCAAGGGACACTGCCCACAGGCCCTGCTCAGCCTCCACTGAATCCCCAGCTGCCCACCTACCCTTCCGACTTCGCCCCCCTCAATCCAGCCCCCTACCCAGCTCCCCACCTCCTGCAGCCGGGACCCCAGCATGTCTTGCCCCAAGATGTCTATAAACCCAAGGCGGTGGGCAACAGCGGGCAGCTGGAGGGTAGTGGTGGAGCCAAACCCCCTCGCGGTGCAGGCACAGGGGGCAGTGCTGGCTACGGCGGCAGTGGAGCCGGGCGCTCCTCCTGCGACTGCCCCAACTGCCAGGAGCTAGAGCGCCTGGGGGCGGCAGCGGCCGGGCTGCGGAAGAAGCCGATCCACAGCTGCCACATCCCCGGCTGCGGCAAGGTGTACGGCAAGGCCTCGCATCTGAAGGCCCACTTGCGCTGGCACACGGGCGAGAGGCCCTTCGTCTGCAACTGGCTCTTCTGCGGCAAAAGGTTCACGCGTTCGGACGAGCTGGAGCGCCACGTGCGCACTCATACCCGGGAGAAGAAGTTCACCTGCCTGCTCTGCTCCAAGCGCTTTACCCGAAGCGACCACCTGAGCAAACACCAACGCACCCACGGCGAGCCGGGCCCAGGCCCCCCTCCCAGCGGCCCCAAGGAGCTGGGCGAGGGCCGCAGCGCCGCCGGGGAAGAGGAGGCCAGCCAGACGCCCCGACCTGCGGCCTCGCCGGCACCCCCAGAGAAAGCCCCTGAAGGCAGCCCAGATCAGAGTAACCTGCTGGAGATCTGA